CTCGGTACACATTGAGCAATGACTCTGTTCCCTCGCCGTCCTGCTTTGCTGGCTGTGTGAACCTGTCTGCTCTAGATTCCTCGTGCAGGTGGATCCGACAGTATCTCTGCCTTTTTGGCTTCTTTCACGTAAGCCTCACGCTTTCAAGGTTTGTCCTCCCGATGGCCTGTGTCcatgcttccttcctctctgtggcCGTATAATGTCCCGCTGTGTGGATCGATCCCATTTTGTTCATCTACCTAGCGCTGGACACGTTTCGGCCATCGGGAAGGTTGCtgctgtgcacacacatgtgcaagtTTTTGCTGGAAGACAGGTTTTCCGTTGTTTTGGCTTCCAGTTGTTGTGAAAACTCTGGGCTctgtggctggggaaggggcaggtgtCTCTGCCTTGGTGCCCTCCCGGGAAAGAGGGGAGGATCCCCCCAGAGGGCCCGCATGGGCCGAGCAGCCAGGGGCCCACTGACTTGTCTCTGCGGGTCCACTTTAACTTGCTGCTAAGCCTGTCCAGCCTCTAAAGTTGGGATGCctctttaagaagaaataaagaacagaaacaagTTACAACCCTGGCAACCAGAGGGAAGTctggttattttgtttgtttaaatttgcTAAAACACTCAGACTTCTGTTGTGCTGACCTTTGAATCCAAGCCGTGAGGACATAGCGGTCCGCATCTGTGTAGGCGTCCCAACTGTCTCAAAACCTGCCTGCCCCGGGCTCAGTTGACAGAGGTGGAAGGGGGACATTGCCATTTGAGGCAACGAGTGACTCTGCAGGACAGAGGTGTGAACACTACTTCTGGGGCATTCTGGAGAAGAAACCTCCGATTCTGTGCAGACGTttcgcgcccccccccccccccccaccggctgGCCAGGCCCACGGGGTTTCAGAAGGGCACAGAGGCGTCCCCGCTTTTAGAGGCCGGAGGGACCCgcacctgtttgtttttttgctccTGGAGCTGAGTCCATGTTGAAGAAGGAATAGGGAGGGCCCCTTGATTGAGAGGAGCCCACGAGTCCCCTGAGGTGTAGTTAAAATGCAGATGGGGGCTCAGGAGGCCTGGTGGGGGTCTGCTGATCACACGTTTCCAGTGAGACCCCAGCAGTCGAGGGGAGCGGATGAGGGATGGGCAGGCGGCGTTGCGCCTGGGGGTCCCCTTCCTCCCACGTCTTGGTGCTGGCACGCTGCTGGGAGCGGAAGAGACACCTGACTCTAAGTGGGCGTCGGGGCTGAAGAAATAAATAGCACGCTGCTCATTTTTAACAGTTGGGGGAAAACCTCTGACAGAGGATGTCTAAAAGGAGCATCCCCAGCCCAGGCTttctccccgcccgcccccccacccccccccccccccaacaaattGTAACCATGAATGAGAAACAGCAGAGTGATTAGCCACAGCCACCTGATGCCCCCTCTGGTCTGGTGTCCTAGGGATTTCCTGTCCAGGAACGTCAGGCACCTGGGGCAGATGTTGTCCTTCCATCTTCTAGATGAGTAAACCAAGGCCCTGAGCCTCGGCCAGGGCTGTACATTCACTCGGCAAGGATGGTGTGCGAGCCTGGGTCTAGGTTCTctggctctccctgcccccactgtcTCTGGGTAGGGGCTGGGCAGGCATTTATGTTGCAAGTAGGAGTGGcctttggttggttggttggttggttggttggttggttggtggtttctttcttttttcctttttttttttttttttttttttttttttggtgcgaGGAGCTGGTAAGCCCAGAAGAAAGGACCTGCTTTCTGGAATTTTCCTCATGCATCCAACTGTAATGGTCAATTACTCAGTTGGGGATTTTTAGgtctggatttttattttgacCACAGATAACCCCCAGAATATCAATTCGTGGGCTTGGTTTATTCTTGCCTCAATGCAAAGTTGAGGTtgcctctgatttctttttctactttttaattttaatttacataaaagtacAGAGAACAGTGAGCCTCCATTGGGATCAGCACGTGGCCAGTGTTACATCCTCACCCCTGCATCCACTCCAGCCCCTGGGTCGTTGGGACGCAAATTCTAGGCACAACCTCACAtgcttggttggttggttggttgtggCAGAGTAAACCGAGGAGTAAAGATACGGTCTTTGCTCATCCTTTGTCCCAGTGAAAAGCAGAGCTTTCCCCAGTGTCTGAAGGATGATATATATGACatctatatatgatatatatgatatatatcatattcatatatatcatgtaaatcatatatatgatatatatccatatatatcatataaatcatatatatgatataaaatgtatattctatAATCTAATTAAATacacatagtttttgtttttgttttaagtatgcttcatgcccagtgcggagcccaatatggggcttgaactcacgaccctgacatcaagagtcggatgcttcagtgactgagccacccgggtacgcCTGAAGGAGGAGGTTTTAAATTGAAGGAAGAGAACGTAAAATAGAATGTTTGCTGAGGAATTCAAGCTGGAGATAGTCTTTAAAAACCAGAGCATgattttcaaagtaatttaaaCAAACACAAGACAATTTTTTAAGATACTGTTCAATCTCTGCTGAATTTGGGATTAAACCAACCTTTCCCCCTCAAGTCAGACCTTCTTTAGAAGCGtatgggtggggcgcctgggtagttgggtcggttaggcgtctgactcttgatttcagctcaggtcatgatctcacagtttgtgacatcgagcccctgtcgggctttgcactgatagcccggagcctgcttgggattctctctctccctctctctttctctctctttccctcccctgttcaccttCTCAAAAttaaccttaaagaaaaaaatgggacagGGGACTTGTGTCGTTGTGGGACCtccccctattttattttatttactttgtttagacacagcctctccccaacccccatccaccaccctctgtgtccattttttagagcagttttaggtttacagaaaaattgagcaaacAGTACAGAGTCCCCATgagccctcccccgccccaaagTTTCCCCTATTAACAGCTTGCATTAGTGTCTTGGATGTGTTACAAACCAACACGGCATTGTTACCTACAGTCCCTTGTTTACATGAGGGTCTGTGCTGGCGGTGGGCATTTTCTAGGCTTTGACATAagcataatgacatgtatccaccattgtGTCATGGAGAGtatttcactgccctgaaaatccccatattcttctctcccttcctcccactgtCCACAACCcctagcaacttttttttttttttttaactgtgtctACCGTTCAGTTTTTCCCAGAATGTCCCTAGTGTTGGAGTGCTACAGTAAGCAGCCTTTTCACACTGGCTTGATTTTGTAACATGCATCTAAGGTTCCTCTTGgccttttcatggcttgagagctcattgctttttagggctgaataacaTTCCCCTGTGTGGAAGGACCCACAGATGATCGATTCACCTATTGAGGACATCTTGGGTCACTCCCAGTTTGGGGCAGTGATGCATAAGGTTGCTGTAAATAAGTGTGTCCTGTGGTAGGTGTGGACTGAAGTTTTAGAGTCATTTGAGTAAATCCTGAGCAGcgtgattactggattgtatcaCATGTAGAGTTTTTAGGGTGATTTGCAAAGATTTCTCTGGTCAGGAGCTTCAAGCAAAACTTTTCAAAGGTATAATGTACATAAAGTACGCTAAAGTAGATggtttgaactttttttttaaagtttgtttattttgagaggagagaggggacaagtaggggaggagcagagagagacggagagagaaagaatttcaggcaggctctgcaccatcagtgcagaacccagtgtggggatcgaacccaagaaccgtgagatcatgacctgagccgaagttggatgcttaaccaactgggccacccaggtgcccctggtttgaACTTTTATACATGTATCCAGACGAGATGGAGATAGTGTCTCTGGCACCTTTGTCACCTTCTCAGTCACCCTCCCCTCAACCACCCCCAGAGAAAAAGATGCTCTGATTTCTAGCACGATCCATTGGTtctgccagccagccagccagctccCAACCTGCAGCTTCTGAAAGCAGattttttgcgggggggggggggggggggggggaacattaGTAGCAATTagctttattttggtttgtttttaaaaattttttcacttttatttattttagagcatgAGCTCTCCAgtgaacagagagggagggagacagaatatgaatgaGAGAataagaatctcaagcaggctccctgctccccgtgaagcctgacgcagggcttgttcgtacaaccctgggatcccggcctgagccgaaatcgaaatcaagactcagatgctcaacccaccgagccagccaggcgcccctattttgatttgttttgaatAGCGCCCAGTATCATCATTGTTCATGCCGGTCTGGGGCAGAGGCTGGCATACTTTCTGGGTAAGAACATTGTCGACTTGGCAGGCTAGCGAATGAGTAagcgtggctgtgttccaataaaattttacttacaaaACAGGAAGTGGACCAGATTGGGCTCCTGGGCCAGAGTTTATGAGTCCAGGGTACAGTGGTGCTTTTCCTTTGCAAAATTCAGGTCTGGGCTGCGCTGCAGGCCCAGCCCCGCCTGCCCTGGGAGGGGGGTAGTAGCCTGGCGCACACCTTTGTGCTTCCTCAGGTGGCTTGCACGCGTCTTCCGGGCCGAGAACCTTCCACATCCCCTCCGAGGGGAAGACCGCAGCTGTGGGGCACAGAACTGTGAACATGGATTTACGCTAAAACACACGCCCGTAAGgactcaaccccccccccccccttgaccACACCTGAAGCAAtttcatttcctctcctctcctctcccttcctcctcctcctctcctctcctctgggccTGGCCTGTTGAGGGTCGCCTACCGAGTGAGCGGAAAGCGCTACCTGTTCAAGCTGAGGAATGGAGAAGGTTCTTCGGTGAAATGGAGGGATGGGGGGCAGGCTTGATACGGAGAGGTCAGGAGTCTCGGGGGATCCCTGCAGAGACGAAGGTCTGCCCCTGGCTAGTGAGAGAGAAAGTTGTGGTCTTGAGGGGAATTTCACAGCTGGGTTCCTTGGAGGTAGATGGGTTTCAAGTGACTGAGGGCTGAGGTAAGCCGGCCACGGACTCTGAGCACGATCTGTGTTTCAAGCACTTGTGACGTGCCACCTTCCACTTGATCTTTTAATAGCCAGGATGTGGCTGGTGTTggcattcccattttacagaagtggAGATTGAGTGCCCAGAGGTTGCGTGGCTGAGGGAGGGCGGCGGAGCCGCTCCGAGGTCGGAGCGGGATTTGAACGCGGGCAGTCTGGCACCTCAGGACTGGTTGCCTCTTGAGGGGCAAGCGGGTGGGTTCCTGGGAGGGTGGAGTTGGAAGCCAGTGGCCTTGGGATGTGGAGGTGACTGTCAGGGTGCTCTGTGGCCATGGAGGTGGCAGAGAGAACCCCGGGGGGTGGCAGACTGCCCCCTCCGCCGCCGTCCCCCGGCAGGGAAAGGCAGACAGGCGAAAGCCATGGCCCTCACTGCTCTCAAGACCAGGAAGCTCCCACTGTGAGTGCTGGCGGGGGACAGAGGCAGACCGAAGGAGGGTTTGGAGGGCGGCCAGAGGACAGCCTGCATCGGACAGGATGAAAGCCGTATTTGAGGGTGCAGGAGGCATCCTTTTCTACCTTGGCCTTTGAGTAATGATGGCCACGATAAGAGTACTTTCCATTATAAATTAAGGAAATCATTTGACGGGTACCCAACTAAGCAGAACCTTCCAACAATGGGAATTTTTCTGCATTCGTTAGGAAaccacagccaaaaaaaaaaaaaaaagtgggtgggCAGGGGATTTATTCGAATGCATGAACTTCCAGGTTTTAGCCTGGATCTGTGGACATGGGTGGGTGTCTCCTACGTCTTTTAGGTCTACACTGTTCTACAATTTAAACTCAACTACACGACTTGGCACGACAAATATTTGCCGAGAATCTTAAATGCCAGGTACGATTATCAGGCATGTAAGATGATCTCAAACATGGCTTTTTCCCTGAAAGAACTTTCATTTCTGGAAAGAGGACTTCTTTATCTTCAGGGTGGAGGCATTAAGATTGTATTAAGACATTTAGTTAAAAGATTCTCAAGATTtaaggttaggggcgcctgggtggttcagctgattaagcatctgagtcttgatttcagctcaggtcatgatctcaaggtttgcgagttcaagccgcgcgtcgggctctgtgctctctgcttcggatcctgtctcggTTTCTGGCCCTCTCCGTTCACGTATGTGTACTCCctcatgaacatttaaaaaaaagatttaaggttAAAAGGGCATCAGAGACTGCTGAGGGTCTTGTGTTCGGGAATATTCCAGATCTGGAGAATCTATGAGATCACATCCGATTCTTCAGGGCTAGGTACATGTCCCCGGCTGGCTTGCACCCCGGCCACCAGGAGAGCTCAGGATATGAAAGGCACGGAGGAGAAGTGTTCTGGCGAATGGCCGGTGGTTTGgcacctctctctcctcctttggaACACCAGGAGTAAATTCAGAAGCCACTATGAGTTCCGGTTCTCAATCAGTTCACGTTCCCTTGAGAGTCAGAAACCGCACAATTACACAGGAACCCAGTTCGCTTATTCTGTGCGGTCCTTCTTGGAAAGAACGAGCAGGTGCCTGCCTGATGCCACTGCCAGTTAGAGGCTCATGGGCCAGTATGAAACACGGCGTGTGATATTTCATTAATCGTATCGGTCtctgtcctttaaaaatattttcccgtTGCAACTTTTAATTTCTGGCTTCTCGTGCAAATACCAGATCCAGCAGAGCTGGGTGAGGAggcctgccccttcctcccctccctccagagcCCTGGCTGGTGCTTTGACTGCCAACCACCGTCCCCCTTGCAGGGCTGCCTTCTCCATCTTGGCTGCTTGTTTCTTCCTGTGCTCTATCAAAGTAGATGCCAGAAGGGTCCCCTACCTGGTCCGTGTCACCCACCAGCAGCACCTGCCTGACCCCTATAGGTCTTTGTTCTTTCCGCCCTGGATACGTGGGTGGCCTCGTCATCTATCGAACCTTGGGTCTCTGGTCTCTCAgacttttttctttagaaattgcTGCGAGACGAGTCAGGATTTCCCTCTCTCCAGGAACACGCGTTCCCCGGTGACACGAGACTGCACCCATGGGCTGCACGTGGACTGCTCTGTTACTGGTGGAATAACCCAACCTTTACCTTTAGGGAACTGGTCCTTATCACTGCCAGGTGGGGAGGCAGTGACCACTGTCCTGTTTCACTTCAGAGGTACCCAAGTTTCGAAGAAGGCAAGTGATCTTTGAAATCGAGTTAGGGGAAAGTACTGGATTCTTCGAGAGGGGAGAGATGCTAGTATACTAATGACTGTTTCAGAACTTGTGACTTAGGGACGTTTGCAGAGCTGCGGCCTGAGTCGGGCTCGCAGTGCACTGGGGACGACGCGGAAAGTCAGAACCCACAGAGTGAGCTCGGTGACTGCCCTCTTGGCCTTTGCAGTGAGGGGGCTTCTGGGTTCTTTCCTAGGCACCCGTTGGCCACCTTTTTCCATCTGTTTTTCCGAGTGAGCGCCATCGTCACCTATGTGTGCTGTGACTGGTTCAGCAGAAGCTTTGTGGGCTGCTTTGTCACGGTGCTTCTCCTCCTGTCCTTTGACTTCTGGTCTGTGAAGGTAAGGCCCCTTCGCTCATGATGCCATCGTTCCAGAAACACAAGGGCTGTGTTTCTAGATGGTGACCCTCCTGCTGCACGTGGCTGATTTGAGCCGAGAGGTACTTTCGTTGAAACTGCAAATACGTACTGAGCCGACATTACTTGAAATTCAAGTTAAAACCCGTTGTTCAGAGCTGAACGATGGTTCTGGTCCTCAGTTGTCATCTCTGCAAGGCCGTGTCTTATGCGAGTGACAGCTCCACCTGGCTTTGGATTTTTGGCAAACCtggcatacatttaaaatatgccacatgtttttggggggtgtgtgtgtggtggtggggggagtcACTTACAGGTAAACTGAGTTGAAAATTCTCAGAACCTGCCACGGTTCAgttcccctctccccctactCCCGGGACAAGTTCAACACGAACGGACTTTTGTCTGTCAGTGAAAAGACGACTTCTTCTTTACGGCGTGCCTGGGGTCCTTCTGTCCATGTCCCCCAGAACGTGACCGGGAGACTGCTGGTGGGCCTCCGTTGGTGGAACCACATAGACGAAGATGGGAAGGGCCGCTGGATTTTTGAGGCCAGAAAGGTACCGTCTGCTACGGGTCCGCCTCGCAGCGGGGACGTGGCTGTGGAAGTTTGCGCGGGTCCCCTCTGGGCTCCATGCGGGTCTGGTTGCCGCCCCCATCGGCCCTGCGCCTGGTGGCCGCCGCATGCAAAGAGCGAGAACGGGAGTGCGCTCCCGTTGAAGACggggccctccctccccggcaGGCGTCCCCGCAGCGCAGCGTGGCCACAGAAGCGGAGGCGCGCATCTTCTGGCTTGGCCTCATCATCTGCCCGCTGATTTGGACCGTGTTCTTCTTCAGCACCTTGTTCTCCTTGAAGCTCGAGTGGCTGGTAAGGCACCGCGTGGCCCTGGCGTGGCTTCACCATCTGCGCGCAACAGGGGGCACGAGAGGGTTCCGTTGTCGTCTGCCAATTGGTTGGAAACCGCTTTACCGAGATGGTTCACGTACCGGGCCATTCACCCATTAGCCTGTGCCATTCGCCGGGTTTCCAGGGGATTCACTGTGGTGCCGTCAACACCACAGCCAGTGTGGGGGTAGTTTCATccccccagaaagaaaccctgtaccttttagccctctctccctcctggcccTGCTCCTCGTTCTTCTGTTTCAATAGGCTCACCTATTCCAGTACTTCCTATAACTAGAATTCTAGAACATGATTGCTTGTGATCTTCTCTCACTTAACATGGGATTTTCAAGGTTCGTCGGTGTTGCAGCATTTAtcagtatttctttccttttctatggcTGTGTAATAGCCCCCTCTACGGCCACGCTACGTTTGCTTTATCCACTCCCCCACCGATGGCCATGGGTGGATCTTCTGGATGCCTAGGAATAATGCTGAGGACGGAGTTGAAAGCCAAAGCATGTGCTAGCCTACTCTGGAACCCTTCCTCAATAGGAATAAGCTCACCTCAGAGTTACTAAgtttcatttcagttttcttaccGTCTCAGTGCCGTGATCTGCCTCACTTACTGGGAAAACAAAATACCCACAGACCGTAGGAGCAGCAGTATAATTAAAAGCAGGGGCTCTGGAGTTTGCATGCCAgtccagccctgcatcggctctggGACTGTGGGCGACTTTGGTTCTCTGGGCTTCACTTTCTtccctgtaaaatgggatgataacGGCACCAACCTCTTGGGTTGTTAACAAGGTACTTATGAGGAGCGGCGAGTGCTCAGAGAAGGTTGGCTGTGACTAGGTACAGGCCAGAGTTGCTTCTAtgtggtttggggggagggggtgggtggggttcAATATATGCTCTTAAAAGAATTTGCTTTGTCTGAGCGCAGGCCCTTGTGATAGCTGGGATTTCTCTCCAAGCTGCTAACCTCTATGGCTACATCCTTTGTAAGATGGGAGGTGAGAGGGACATCGGCAAAATCACAGCCAGTTTTCTGTCCCAGATGGTGTTCCAGACGGTGAGTTACTGGagtcttccccacccctgcactcCAGATGCCGAAAGGGAAGGAGGCCCACTAGCCAAtgcaattttaacattttctgtatcAACCAAGCTACCCTGTCAGTACCCCCCAAAAATaccacacaaaaataattttttaactttgcaTATATTTCTACACGTGAGAGTAATCTTTGAAATTTGACCAGGCTCTTCTTACAACTGGTTGAACCATCTTAAAATCTGACCAGGTCTGCTTTAGGCCAAGACATTGAGCGAGGAGCTCTGTGGGCTTTTGGTTACATCGTGGGTTTGCTCTGGCCCCTGAATCAGCAGAATCAGGCCCCCTCACTTGTGAGGACAAAGCCACAGCTGACTTTTCCCCTTGCAGGCCAGCCCAAGGGACTTCCAGAAGCCTGGCCTCAAGGGGCTGGAGATTCACAAGCATTAGGTAAGAGGTGGGATCAAGGTGGGGGCCTGGGCACAGAGCCAGGGGCGAGCCAGCCTGTGTCCTCCGGGTTTTGCaggcctcccccctgccctttCCTCACACTGAACACATACAAAGTCAACCATATGTGCAGGCatgaagggagggggcaggaaatgagagaaagagagggagagaacgaggGATTTGCCCATCTGTCTGCCCATGCCCTGAGAGAGATGGGAAACGGGAATTTACTCTTCCCTCGGTGTCTATTCCTGCACGTCTCCTGGCAATGAAGAGAATTCTAGAATTTACATGGGTGTCTCCTTTTatgtaattaagaaaaaacaaaaaccctataaGCTGTCTTATAGGATGCTGGGAATTACGGGATATAGTGTGCACTAGGTACAGACACAGATGACCTCTTCTGTTTCCAGGGGTGATTTAAGAGCTTTTCAAGGGCTTCTGGGGACTAATTTTTCCCTCATTCTGAAGCAGCGTTTGGACTGTGCTACTTGAAGCCATGACTGGGTTTTGCAGTGAAGCCACACATCCATCACCGGGGTTCTTTTTTAGGCTTATCTTCTGAGGCAGCAGTGGCTTGAGGGAGAAGTTCTATAACTGCACAAGCTTCCAGCAGAGAATTCCCCGACCAATAAGCCGTTGGCTCTTTCCTGGAAGCAGGCCTTGGGGGAGAGGTTTGAGGttcttatttttaagaggcaTGTTTGTAAAAAATGCCTTTACGTGTGTTGAAAAGTATACAAATCCTGTGACTCAAGCATCTCTAAAAAAATGACTTCACGCCATACCAGAGTCTGGTCCCTTTCTGCCTGTGACCCCACTTTGTCCCCACGCTGCTCAGGCTGGAGTGCAAGTGTGGCTTGCGTCTTGAGTGTTCTCTTGTGTTTCAGGAGCTGATGAGGTGCTCTTCTTTTGGCTGATGGAGACCACAGAACTCCTGGATTTCTGGAACACGAGACACAGAAGCAGTGACGATGAGGCAGTGCCTCCGGCAGCCATGCCTGTGCCGGTGAGGGCTGAACCCCCAGACGGCCTAACTCCCAAAACAGCCCTGTTCTGCTGCTGCCCTGTCTCCCATTGGCTCATTCCACAGATCAAGAATCCTGGGAATGCTGGTATTGGCCCCGGACACCATCTTCCTAGGTAAAAGGAACTCCACCGTGCGCCATGAGCCTACAAGCTTTAACAACtgacccctcccagcccccctaAAATCCAGGCTTCCAATGGCCGCCCACCAATGTAGTCAGGTCGgcacaggtttgtttttttcctttaaccagTTTCTCACAGACGCCTGGCTTCCTGGGCTGAGGGTCATCCCAGCCCCTACTGGCCCTCCCGTCCCCACCTGAGGCTGCATGGCAGTGACCCTAATGCTCCACAGATGACCCTAGACAGGATCTTCTCCCACTCCGCCCCACAGCCCTCTGAGTTCCCGGGACTCACACGCACACGTACTTTGAATGATACCTCTGTAGGCTAAAGCAGCTGGGGAATCCGGTGCATCAATCAAAAAAGACTGTCCTTTGTCACAACTCTTaccttgagataaatgaaaaaacatcGGTGAAGACAGTGGCCACACAAACTGGGGGTTCTTTCTGGTCATGTGACCTTAGGAGGCCTTGAGCCTCACCGGACAAGAGCAAAGCTGAGAAACACACAAAATGAACAGGAGTGTACAAGACGTGGGTTCCACCCGGTGCGTTTTCCACGGCAGCGGCCACCTGTCTGCTGGGCTTTCCCGGCACCCTCCCAAGGACACACACTGGGGTCCTAGGATCCAGGTGCCACGGTGCAGGGACCTCTGGCAGTGGTCGGAGACCCTGCCAGGCAGGtgctcttttcttctccccctaTCCTGGGCAGAACCCCATCAGCCTACCCAGCACTGCTGGAGAAGCAGGGCTGTGGTTCTGCTCCCCAACCTTAGGTGGGTCGTGGCAAGGCCAAGTGCCGAACTATCCCTTCCTCACTTCCCCTCGTACTTGGGCACAGGGCCAGGGAAACTGAGATgaggggggtgcagggaggaTCCAAGAGGAGAGGGGGTTGGCAGAGGTGGAGCCCAGATGAGCCCGGGCTCCCCTGGGACCATGGCAGAAATGTGGTAGCTAGACTAGGTCTGGGGAATGCCACCAGAGTCCCGTGATGGCCACGATGTTCTCAAGTCTTCCCTTCCCCAGGAGGCCCTCCCCTTCCAAAGGTACCCTGGTTCATTCCCCATTTTCAAGGCTCCCCTTTCCTCTGACTGTGCTCCAAGAACAGTCCTGTCAGAAGAGCTTGTTGCTGAGGCTTTCTGGTGTCCTCTGGGGACATCGATGCAGCAGCAGCCCCCCGGCAGGGATGGGGGGGCATTGTTATCACCCCCTCTTACACATGCGGCTGTCAGGACTTGGAGCCTCCAGCCGGCGGTGGGGAGAAGCAGGACTCTGAGgccggggaggggctgagaaCCCCAGGGCGAGTGAGGTGGCCTTACCTCCTGCTCCCGGGCTCCCACCCAGGCTGGAGCGCATGCTTCATCCCTTCCTGTCTATGTCCGGGCATCCACCTTGGCTCCCGCTGGACAAAAGAGTTCCCGAGGGTC
This sequence is a window from Prionailurus viverrinus isolate Anna chromosome E3, UM_Priviv_1.0, whole genome shotgun sequence. Protein-coding genes within it:
- the TVP23A gene encoding Golgi apparatus membrane protein TVP23 homolog A → MKQALVDDTEDVSLDFGNEEELAFRKAKIRHPLATFFHLFFRVSAIVTYVCCDWFSRSFVGCFVTVLLLLSFDFWSVKNVTGRLLVGLRWWNHIDEDGKGRWIFEARKASPQRSVATEAEARIFWLGLIICPLIWTVFFFSTLFSLKLEWLALVIAGISLQAANLYGYILCKMGGERDIGKITASFLSQMVFQTASPRDFQKPGLKGLEIHKH